From Ureaplasma urealyticum serovar 8 str. ATCC 27618:
AATTCTTTAATTAAAGCACGATAACGTTCAATATCAACACGTTGTAAGTATGATAATAATTTTTTACGTTGAGCTACTTTTTTGTATAAACCACGTTTTGAAGCTTTATCTTTTTTATTTTCAATCATATGTGTTGTTAATGAATCAATTTCAGCACTTAAGATTGCTACTTGAACTTCTGTTTTTCCTGTATTTGATGCAGAACCACCAAATTTAACTGTTAAATCATGTTTTTGTTGTTTGCTTACTGCCATGATAATCTCCTTGAATTTGTATATTTTTTTAATCTATTCCTAACTTAGTTTAATTTCGAAGATTTTAAATCAAACTATGCAAGAAATCAATATCTAATAATTTTAACATAATTATGCTTTTTTTGTATAATCATCAAGTTTTAAAATTGCATTTTTAGCTGCTAAAATTTCTGCTTCTTTTCGCGTTGATGCTATTCCAATTCCATAAATTAAATCATTTCAAACTAAATGGACTTCTTTTTTATCGCCTTCATTACGTACTAATTTATACATAATAGGTTTTTTATTAATACGTTGGGCTTGTTCTTGAAAAATCGTTTTATAATCTTTTTGATAATTAATTTGACCTTCTCTAAAATATTTAATTAAAGTTTTTTCAAGAATTAATGAAACTTTTTTAATACCTTGATCTTGAGCTACAGCACCTATAAATGCTTCAAAAATATCTTCATAGATTTTTTCCATACGAGCCGATTGGTCTTGTTCTAAACCAACACCAATCATTAAAAAATCAGTTAATCCTAAATCTTTAGCAGCATATGATAAAATCTCGCTTCGTACCATATTAGAACGCGCTCGAGTCATTTCACCTTCATCTAAAGAACGCATTTTTTCATTATCTTTAATTTTGTAGTTAAAAATAAAATTGCTAATTACCCATTCAACACAAGCATCACCTAAAAATTCTAAACGTTGATAGTTTTTAGTAAGTTTATGCTCGTTTGCATAAGATTTATGTGTTAATGCTTCAAGATAAATAGATAAATTTTTTGGTTCAATTCTATTTTGTTTTAAAAAATCTAAAAATTTTTTATTGTCCATAATAATTATTTAAATCTTTTTTAATTTCATTTAAAACATCTGCTTTAATTGTTTCATACAAAATTTTTAAAGCACTCATAAATTGTTGATAATCAGCACTACCATGCGTTTTAACTAAAATGCCATCTAATCCTAAAACAAAAGCTCCAGCATGTTCTTTATAATCAAATGCTTTTTTCATTTTTTTAAAAATTGGTTTTGATAATAAAGCAGCGAAAAGGTTTTTTGGTTTTTTATATTCATTTTTTAAAAAATTAGAAATTGTTTTACCAACACCTTCCATTGTTTTTAAAGCAATGTTTCCACTAAAACCATCAGCAACTAAAACATCAACTTCTCGTTCTAAAATTGTTTTTGGTTCTACAAAACCCACATAATTTAAGTTTGATGTTTTTAATAATTCATTAGCTTCTTGATGATATGGTAAACCTTTATGATCTTCAGTACCAATATTTAAAACACCAACACGAGGATTTGGAGTACGCATTTTAGCAATTGTATTAGCCATGATTGCAAAATTAAATAGATCTCTACCATCAAGATCAATTGATGCACCCACATCTAATAAATTTGTAACACCACCATCAATTGTTGGGACAAAAGGCATAAAAGCAGGTTTTTTAATATGTTCTAATAATCCGATTGTAGCATAAGCATTATAAACAAAAACAGCAGAATTTCCAGCTGTTAGCATTCCATTGGCTTGTTTATCTTTTAAATATCTTAAAGCTAAATGCATTGATGAATTTTGTTTTTTACGAGCTGATAAAATAGTGTCATTTTGTTCAATACTTACTTCAGTATGTACAATAGGGAATAAACGTCAATCATTATCTAATAACGGCTTAATTAATTGTTCATTTCCTACTAAGATAATTTCTAAATCATCTTCATGTTGATAATAAAAATCTTTAGCAGCTTTAATCACATGTTCTAAAGTATTCTCATAACCCATTGTATCTAATAAAATTTTAATTTTTTTCATAATATTATTGAATTCCTATGTAGTAATGATATAAACTTTGACCAGTATATCTTAGATCACAAATAATTCCATATTTTTCTGAAATGTATTTTTCAATTTGGTGAACATCAGTTTGCGAGGCGTTAATACCATAGTATATATAACAAATTTCTGGTTTTTTTAAACTTTCAATTAACATTTCAATTGTTGTTAATAAAGCTTCATAAGCTGTTTTTTTAGAAGCAACAATTTTTTTATTAATAATACCAATATAATCATCTTTATTAACAGTAATATGTGGATATTTTACATCTTTAATTGAAGTGCTAATTACTCCACTACGAGCTTTTTTAACTATTTTATTCATTGTTTTAAAATTAGTACGATAATCATTTTGTTGTTCAAAATGCGAAATTGCTAAAAGTGCTTCAAAAACGTTATAAGCACCAATTACAGAAACTAAAACATTATTTTCAGCGGCAATTTTTGAAGCTTGTTCAGCTGCTAAAACAATATTTGAATCATCAGTAACAATAAAAACTTGTGCAGCATTAGTTGTGTTAATTTCATCGACAAAACGTTGAATTGATGGGGCACCTTCTGTTTCAGTGACTATAACATTTTCAATGCCATGTTCTTCAATAAACATCTTTTTAAATTTTTCAGATGGAACTGTTGCAATAATTTTTTGTTCCATATTTAAAGTTGCTTTGTTTTCTTTTTTAGTACTTAATCCCTTACGTTCTAAATTTTCATAAAATTGATTTGTCATATTATCAATTTTAACTTTATCAAACTCACCATATTTTTGTGATATTTGTAAAAATTTATATGGTGTTAGAGTATGTAAATGAACTTTAACAAGATCTTCATCTTGAATAGCAACAATACTATCACCAATTTTGGCCAATTCAGCTTTATATTTTTCAAGTTCAAAAAAACTTTTGTTTGCTGAATTAGGTACAATTTTTTTCTTTAATGATAAGATGATTTCACTACAATAACCAAAACCTTCTTCTTTTTCTTTATGAACAACTTCAAGATCAAGTGGTTTTGTTTTTGATTTAATGTTTTCTTCTTCGTTTTTAATAATTAATTTTTCATCAAAAATGTTTGTTAGACTTTGGTACATTCCTTTTAAAAAGCTAACTAAACCATATCCACCAGAGTCAACAACATTAGCTTCTTTTAGAGAAGGCAACATTTCTGGTGTTTTTTCTAAAATGATTTCTGCTTCTTTTGTAGCAAATGCGAATAAATCTTCAACACTATCAAAATTATCATATTCGTTAATTCGTTCTTTAACAACACGAATAACTGTTAAAATTGTTCCTTCAATTGGAGTTGAAACACTTGCATAAGCTTTATCTTTTGCACTATTAAAAGCTTGTTTTAATTGATCTATATTAACTTCATCACTATCGTTATTTAAAGCATCCATGAACCCACGAAAAATTTGACTTAAAATAACACCAGAGTTACCTCTGGCGTTCATTAATAGACCGCGACTAAAAATTTTAGCAAGTTGGGAAAAATTAGTGATTTCTGCTTCTTTAATAGCAACAATTGCTCCTGCTGTAGTTGTTTTCATATTTGAACCAGTATCACCATCTGGAACAGGAAAGACATTTAAATCGTTAATATATTGGCACTCAATTTCTAATATTTTCGCACCAGCGTATAACATTTTTTGAAAAAGATCTAACTTAATTGTTTTCATATCACACTTCCATTTTAACAATTTATAATGATGTTAATAACCACACTATCATCATTTAGCTGTTTTGATAATTCATAATACACTAAATTACGTGCTTCATTTGCCACACTTAAAACATTAACAACATCTTCATGCAAACTAATTTTAATTACAAAACGATTTTGATTAAAATCAGATAATTTGTCGCTTATGTCAACACTAAAAATTCCAGGAACTTTTAAAATAGAGGATGTAATTAAACTTTTAACAAGTTGACTATCAAATTTAGTTTTTTTTAACATACCCCGCTCCCATACTTTAATTTTTATATTTATAGTTTCAAAAGTTATATTATATTATAAAATGATTATTTATGTTTTTAGACAAACAAAACAAATATAAACTTAATATTTCTTTAAATTTGTTAAATGTTTTTTAACCTTTGTTGTTTTTGATAATTTTTGCAAAGTTTCTAATTTCTCAAATGCTAAATTAATAACATCTTCATAATTAACTCTTGTAGCTGAATTTAAATAAAATTTTTTTAAAACATTTTTGTTAGCAAAAAGCAATGCACTATGGTATTTTTGATCTTGTTTTTTAAAAATTTCAAATAATAAAATTTGTGGTTTTTGAGTGTTAATTAGTTTTTTAATTGGTATATAGATTAACTTATCTCACAATTCTTTTTTAAAGTCATTTTTTGTTAAAACAAAATTTAATTGATTATTTGTATATTTAGTTAAATTAGTTTTTTTAGTAATGTAAATTTGAAATAAATTAATATAAATATCTTTGTAAAGAAAATCTTCTTTTGATAAATCATTTTTATTGACTAAAATTTCATCTCAATTTTTTCAGCGACGCATTTGTGATGGTAAATAAGCATTTTGGCCAGCTAAATAATAAACATAATTGTTATTTTCAAATAAAATAATGGGAAATGCGTCAATCATGTTTTCAAAAGGATCGCTAACGATATAGTTTGCGCTACTATTTTTTATTAAAATTTCTTTATACATATTTTTATCTCATAAAATTCGTCTTATATTTATAAAAAATTTTGTTATATTACTATAAATATTTTATAATATTAAGATTAATCAAACATAAATTAAATATTTAAATAATTTTAACACGTGGAGGTGTTTAAAAAGATGGCAAAAAGAGATCAATTAACAGGAAAAGGTCCTTTAAGTGGTAATACACGTTCACATGCTATGAATCATTCAAAGCGTCGTTGAAATGTTAATTTACAAAAAGCAACTATTAAAACAGAAAATGGTAGCCAACGTGTATTAGTTTCAGCTAAAACACTAAAAACACTTAAAAAACATAATTTATTAGCTTAGTAAATTAAATTGTTAATAGTAAAAAAGATGTGTAATCAATTATTGATCGCACATCTTTTTATTTGCTTATTTATTAACTAAACCTATTAATTAAAGTCCACTTAATTAAAACGTAATGCTCATAAATAAGTTTTTATAATTCACATTAAATATTTAACAACCGTTTTTAATTATTAAATTTATTTTAATGCGAACTATATATTATAAATATAACAAAATTAAATGGTAATTATAAAATTAAATCTATCAAACTCTTTGTTGAATAATAGCATTGGGAATGTTTATAAATACCAATACGAAATAAGCTAAAGCACTTAAAATATTAACAAAAGCATATAGTCCAATTAATGGTTTTGCAAATTGTGTTAAATTAGTATTTGCGTATTTAAGATCTTTTAGAAAAGCAATTTTATAAAAAACACTAATTTGATCATTTAAGACGAAGGGATTACGTCTTAGTAGATCAAATTGTTGATTATCTAATTTATAACCAAAACCAACAGTTAATCCACTAACTAATAAAATTGTTGCACACAACATAATAATTCAAGGAATTACTACTATCTTTTTTGCTTTAAATTGACCTATTAATGTATTTATCAATAAAAGAGTATAAAAAAGTAATGTTAACGTTGTAGCTGCAATAGCTTGTTTTGTAATGTGGATATTACTTACACTAATTGTGTCTGCACTACTTGTATATGGAGTGCCACCAACTAAATAATAAAAACCACCAAACAGTTTTTGTTCATAAAAATTACTATTTACTATAAGTGCTGCATTATACTTAGGAACATCAATTGTTAATGCAAACATTCATAAAGCAAAAGCAATAAAAAAAATAGCAATTAATGGCGTAATTCATTGGCCATGATTTGAAACTTTTCAACCTTGACGACTAAAAAAATATTTTAAATGTTTATATTCTTGTTTCATTTTTTATTCCTAACAAATTTTAATCCTGATAAATTTTATCATTAATTAAACTTTGCACAAAACTAAAAAGAAAATAGTAATAAAAAAAGAGGCACGATGTCCTCTTTTAATTATTTATTATCTTCTTTTGGAAGAACACTAACTTTTGTTTTGTCTCCCATGAATTTAGTGTATTTTACCACACCTGCAGTTTTTGCAAATAAAGTGTGATCTTTACCTTGTCCAACATTTAAACCAGGGTAGATTTTATTACCCCTTTGACGATAAATAATTTGACCAGCTTTAGTAGATTGTCCATCACCAAGTTTTGCACCTAAATATTTAGGATTTGAGTCACGACCATTTTTAGATGAACCTACCCCTTTTTTAGAAGCAAAAAGTTGTAGATCAGTTAATCAGTATAATTTATTCATTGTAATTATAAACCTCTTTTATATTGTTGTTTATATTCGTGTAATTCAATATAAGATTGATATTTAAAATAAATTGCTTTTAATTGGATTATGATTAATTCTAGATATTGACGATATAATTGATTGTTATCATCAATAATTATTAATATAAACCCTTGCTCAACCTTAATTGTTGTTTTTTGTTGATCAAATCAATTAAGTGCACCCATAATAATAGCACTCACTCCAGCGCATACTATATCTTTGCCATGTTCATCAAAATTTGCATGGCCTTTTACTAGTAAAGCGTTTGGATAATGATTTATTTTAATCATAAAAACTATTTAACACTAATTGAATCAATAACTAATTGTGTATATGGTTGTCGATGACCTTGACGTTTTAAATGGTGTTTTTTAGATTTGAACTTAATAATGTTAATTTTCTTTTGTTTTCCTTGTTTTAACACAGTTGCATTAACTACAGCATTTTTTACAAAAGGAGTACCAACACTACCTTCTACCATAATAACTTGATCAAATGAAATTTTACTACCAACTTCTAAATCTAGTTTTTCAACATAGATTTTTTCGCCTTGTTGAACTTTGTATTGTTTTCCGCCTGTTTGAAAAATAGCAAACATTACAAACTTCTCCTTAGAATTGATATCTTATCAACTTAGACTCACCAATAAGGTATAAATTTTAAAAATTTATTTAGAAACCTTTTTTGAGTGGTTGAAGCTGCATACGTTAGTTGAAATCATACACAGCTTAAACATTATAACATAATTAGATAAGTAAATATTGTTTATTTAGATGTATACCTTTTTAATATAATATAAAATAACTTATAAATAAATATGACAACTTATAAACTATTAGTGATTTTAAATGTTATATAAAAAGCATTAAAATCAATCAAACACAAAAAAAGAGGGATTTAATTTATGAAACGGGGAAAATTAATTGTTTTTAGTGGACCTAGTGGTGTAGGCAAACACACAATTTTATCAAAAATTATTGATCGTAAAGAATTAAATTTAGCATATAGCGTTTCAATGACGACAAGAAAAAAACGTGAAGGCGAAATCAATGGCGTTGATTATTATTTTGTTAATGATGAAGAGTTTAAAAAAGCTATATCTAATAACGAATTAATTGAATGAGCCGAATTTGTTGGAAATAAATATGGAACACCACGATTTGTTGTGGAAAAATTAAGGAATGAAGGTAAAAATGTAATTTTAGAAATTGAAGTTGTTGGTGCACTTCAGGTTTTAGAATTATTTAAAAATGACGATTTAATCTCTATTTTTTTATTACCACCTAGTCTTGATGAATTAAAAAATCGATTACTAAAAAGAAATACTGAAACTTTAGAAACAATTGAAAAACGAATTCAAAAAGCTAGTCATGAACTATCAATCAAAGATCATTATAAATACAACATTATTAATGATAATCCAGATCATGCAGCCGACCAGTTAGCGGAGATTATTTTAGATGAAATTAAACGATAATAGTTTAAAACAAATTTATTCACTATCTTTAAATGAACTTAAAGAAGAATTATTAAAATTAAATTTAAAACCATTCATTAGCAAACAAATTTATTCTTGAATTTATCAAAAACGAATTTTTGATTTTGATAAATTTTCTAATATTTCTAAAAGTAATCAAAGCATTTTAAAAGAAAATTTTGATAATAATTTATTAACAATTAATGAATATCAATCAAATTCTGATGGTTCAATTAAATTTAAATTATTAACAACTATTAATTTAATTATTAATTGTATGATCATTAAATTTGAAAATGGCTTTTTAATTAAGATAAATCCTTTTGGGATTAATGATAAAAAAGAAATTATTAATTTATCAACTAATGAATTAGTATTACAAACTTTATTAGTGCAACAATTTTTAGATCAACATAAATTGGGCAAAATTACTAATGTTATTGTAAAAGGATCACAAGATAGTTTATTAAACATGGAAGCAGTATCAAATTTTATTAATATCATTA
This genomic window contains:
- the rpsO gene encoding 30S ribosomal protein S15, with amino-acid sequence MAVSKQQKHDLTVKFGGSASNTGKTEVQVAILSAEIDSLTTHMIENKKDKASKRGLYKKVAQRKKLLSYLQRVDIERYRALIKELNLRG
- the rnc gene encoding ribonuclease III; translation: MDNKKFLDFLKQNRIEPKNLSIYLEALTHKSYANEHKLTKNYQRLEFLGDACVEWVISNFIFNYKIKDNEKMRSLDEGEMTRARSNMVRSEILSYAAKDLGLTDFLMIGVGLEQDQSARMEKIYEDIFEAFIGAVAQDQGIKKVSLILEKTLIKYFREGQINYQKDYKTIFQEQAQRINKKPIMYKLVRNEGDKKEVHLVWNDLIYGIGIASTRKEAEILAAKNAILKLDDYTKKA
- the plsX gene encoding phosphate acyltransferase PlsX translates to MKKIKILLDTMGYENTLEHVIKAAKDFYYQHEDDLEIILVGNEQLIKPLLDNDWRLFPIVHTEVSIEQNDTILSARKKQNSSMHLALRYLKDKQANGMLTAGNSAVFVYNAYATIGLLEHIKKPAFMPFVPTIDGGVTNLLDVGASIDLDGRDLFNFAIMANTIAKMRTPNPRVGVLNIGTEDHKGLPYHQEANELLKTSNLNYVGFVEPKTILEREVDVLVADGFSGNIALKTMEGVGKTISNFLKNEYKKPKNLFAALLSKPIFKKMKKAFDYKEHAGAFVLGLDGILVKTHGSADYQQFMSALKILYETIKADVLNEIKKDLNNYYGQ
- a CDS encoding DAK2 domain-containing protein is translated as MKTIKLDLFQKMLYAGAKILEIECQYINDLNVFPVPDGDTGSNMKTTTAGAIVAIKEAEITNFSQLAKIFSRGLLMNARGNSGVILSQIFRGFMDALNNDSDEVNIDQLKQAFNSAKDKAYASVSTPIEGTILTVIRVVKERINEYDNFDSVEDLFAFATKEAEIILEKTPEMLPSLKEANVVDSGGYGLVSFLKGMYQSLTNIFDEKLIIKNEEENIKSKTKPLDLEVVHKEKEEGFGYCSEIILSLKKKIVPNSANKSFFELEKYKAELAKIGDSIVAIQDEDLVKVHLHTLTPYKFLQISQKYGEFDKVKIDNMTNQFYENLERKGLSTKKENKATLNMEQKIIATVPSEKFKKMFIEEHGIENVIVTETEGAPSIQRFVDEINTTNAAQVFIVTDDSNIVLAAEQASKIAAENNVLVSVIGAYNVFEALLAISHFEQQNDYRTNFKTMNKIVKKARSGVISTSIKDVKYPHITVNKDDYIGIINKKIVASKKTAYEALLTTIEMLIESLKKPEICYIYYGINASQTDVHQIEKYISEKYGIICDLRYTGQSLYHYYIGIQ
- a CDS encoding Mbov_0400 family ICE element protein; this encodes MYKEILIKNSSANYIVSDPFENMIDAFPIILFENNNYVYYLAGQNAYLPSQMRRWKNWDEILVNKNDLSKEDFLYKDIYINLFQIYITKKTNLTKYTNNQLNFVLTKNDFKKELWDKLIYIPIKKLINTQKPQILLFEIFKKQDQKYHSALLFANKNVLKKFYLNSATRVNYEDVINLAFEKLETLQKLSKTTKVKKHLTNLKKY
- the rpmB gene encoding 50S ribosomal protein L28 → MAKRDQLTGKGPLSGNTRSHAMNHSKRRWNVNLQKATIKTENGSQRVLVSAKTLKTLKKHNLLA
- the rpmA gene encoding 50S ribosomal protein L27, whose amino-acid sequence is MNKLYWLTDLQLFASKKGVGSSKNGRDSNPKYLGAKLGDGQSTKAGQIIYRQRGNKIYPGLNVGQGKDHTLFAKTAGVVKYTKFMGDKTKVSVLPKEDNK
- a CDS encoding ribosomal-processing cysteine protease Prp — its product is MIKINHYPNALLVKGHANFDEHGKDIVCAGVSAIIMGALNWFDQQKTTIKVEQGFILIIIDDNNQLYRQYLELIIIQLKAIYFKYQSYIELHEYKQQYKRGL
- the rplU gene encoding 50S ribosomal protein L21, giving the protein MFAIFQTGGKQYKVQQGEKIYVEKLDLEVGSKISFDQVIMVEGSVGTPFVKNAVVNATVLKQGKQKKINIIKFKSKKHHLKRQGHRQPYTQLVIDSISVK
- the gmk gene encoding guanylate kinase — its product is MKRGKLIVFSGPSGVGKHTILSKIIDRKELNLAYSVSMTTRKKREGEINGVDYYFVNDEEFKKAISNNELIEWAEFVGNKYGTPRFVVEKLRNEGKNVILEIEVVGALQVLELFKNDDLISIFLLPPSLDELKNRLLKRNTETLETIEKRIQKASHELSIKDHYKYNIINDNPDHAADQLAEIILDEIKR
- a CDS encoding 23S rRNA (adenine(2503)-C(2))-methyltransferase RlmN, with the translated sequence MKLNDNSLKQIYSLSLNELKEELLKLNLKPFISKQIYSWIYQKRIFDFDKFSNISKSNQSILKENFDNNLLTINEYQSNSDGSIKFKLLTTINLIINCMIIKFENGFLIKINPFGINDKKEIINLSTNELVLQTLLVQQFLDQHKLGKITNVIVKGSQDSLLNMEAVSNFINIINDENGLNIGKRKIVVWTSGVDVDLIKWGQLQNQIELIISLNASNSQVYKKLMLNKTNQNWSFIKLIEQIKTYTEMTNNRVVLEYLLIDKINDNLDYANELVELLKNILCYVLLIPYNLNHKTSDNLEEFFNILSINKIRISKRVRKSNDLDISFTQLKIKE